The following are encoded together in the Mycolicibacterium arabiense genome:
- a CDS encoding IlvD/Edd family dehydratase translates to MSTSPGGLRSAKWFAGKDVPGFVHRSAMRASGFSRMAFEGRPIVGICNSWSEVVNCNMHFRGLADSVRRGVLAAGGFPLEFPTMSLGEQLMKPTTMLFRNLMAMDVEESIRAYPFDSVVLLGGCDKTVPAQLMGAASADVPAIALTGGPAAPAVFRGKQLGVGTDLWEYIDDVRAGRMSMAEYEQLEAAAGPSRGHCPEMGTASTMATLVEGLGMTLPGGAAIPAMDSRRLQVAEEVGARAVGLAVERLRPSQVMTAEAFDNAITLMLAVGGSTNAIVHLLAIAGRVGVPLSLDRFHELSARTPLVVNVRPAGEHLVEQVFHAGGIPAVMKSVESLLHTDAITVTGKTVADNLPPVSATDTAVIAPLSEPFQPPGGLAVVRGNLAPDGAVIKCSAATPSLLVHQGPAVVFEDMNDLMRRFDDPDLDVTADSVLVLRSAGPRGAPGMPEWGQLPIPSKLLKAGVTDMVRISDARMSGTAYGTCVLHVSPESAVGGPLALVRDGDVIALDARAGTLDVLVSDDELSQRRAALVLTPPRHTRGYASMYVERVLQAHQGCDFDFLVGRSTSPDDEPDAIFEGWIGGW, encoded by the coding sequence GTGTCGACGTCGCCCGGGGGGTTGCGGAGCGCGAAGTGGTTCGCGGGCAAGGACGTGCCCGGCTTCGTTCATAGGTCGGCGATGCGGGCGTCGGGCTTCTCCCGGATGGCGTTCGAGGGCAGACCCATCGTCGGCATCTGCAACTCGTGGTCCGAAGTCGTCAACTGCAACATGCACTTTCGTGGTCTGGCGGACTCGGTGCGCCGGGGGGTGTTGGCGGCAGGCGGGTTCCCGCTGGAGTTCCCCACCATGTCACTGGGTGAGCAGCTGATGAAGCCGACCACCATGCTGTTCCGCAACCTGATGGCGATGGACGTCGAGGAGTCGATCCGGGCCTACCCCTTCGACTCCGTCGTCCTGCTCGGCGGCTGCGACAAGACCGTCCCGGCACAGCTGATGGGGGCGGCGAGCGCCGACGTCCCCGCGATCGCGCTGACCGGCGGACCGGCGGCCCCCGCGGTGTTCAGGGGCAAGCAACTCGGGGTCGGCACCGACCTGTGGGAGTACATCGACGACGTGCGGGCGGGCCGAATGTCGATGGCCGAGTACGAGCAACTCGAGGCGGCAGCGGGACCATCGCGGGGGCACTGCCCGGAGATGGGCACCGCGTCGACGATGGCAACCCTCGTCGAAGGCCTCGGCATGACGTTGCCCGGCGGTGCCGCCATTCCCGCGATGGACTCCCGCCGGCTGCAGGTCGCCGAGGAGGTCGGTGCCCGGGCGGTCGGGTTGGCCGTCGAACGACTGCGGCCATCGCAGGTCATGACGGCCGAGGCGTTCGACAACGCCATCACCCTGATGCTGGCCGTCGGCGGCTCGACCAACGCGATCGTGCACCTGCTCGCCATCGCCGGGCGCGTCGGAGTTCCGTTGTCGCTGGACCGGTTTCACGAACTCTCGGCGCGCACCCCGCTGGTGGTCAACGTGCGGCCTGCCGGCGAGCACCTCGTCGAGCAGGTCTTCCACGCCGGCGGGATACCGGCGGTGATGAAGTCGGTCGAGTCGCTGCTGCACACCGACGCCATCACCGTCACCGGCAAGACCGTCGCCGACAACCTTCCTCCGGTCTCCGCGACCGACACTGCGGTCATCGCCCCGCTGAGCGAGCCCTTCCAACCGCCGGGCGGTCTTGCGGTGGTGCGCGGCAACCTCGCTCCCGACGGCGCGGTGATCAAGTGCAGTGCGGCCACTCCGTCGTTGCTCGTTCACCAGGGGCCGGCCGTGGTGTTCGAGGACATGAACGATCTGATGCGACGGTTCGACGATCCCGACCTCGACGTGACCGCGGACTCCGTGCTGGTGCTGCGATCGGCGGGTCCGCGTGGCGCTCCCGGCATGCCCGAGTGGGGCCAGCTGCCCATTCCCAGCAAGCTGCTCAAAGCGGGCGTCACCGACATGGTCCGCATCTCCGACGCCCGGATGAGCGGCACGGCCTATGGCACCTGCGTGCTGCACGTCAGCCCGGAGTCGGCCGTCGGCGGCCCGCTCGCCCTGGTCCGCGACGGCGACGTCATCGCACTCGACGCCCGCGCGGGGACACTCGACGTACTGGTCTCCGACGACGAGTTGTCGCAACGCCGAGCGGCATTGGTGCTCACGCCGCCCCGCCACACCCGCGGCTACGCGTCGATGTACGTCGAGCGCGTACTGCAAGCCCACCAGGGCTGCGACTTCGACTTCCTGGTCGGGCGCTCGACGAGTCCCGACGACGAACCGGATGCGATCTTCGAGGGCTGGATCGGCGGCTGGTGA
- a CDS encoding zinc-dependent alcohol dehydrogenase, translating into MSQSASDTGGRRMLAARLHAVGDVRVAHETGPDEPAPGSSLLAVTSVGICGSDLHWFTDGGIGENRIEHPVVPGHEFAAVALTGPYAGRRVAVDPAIPCRRCEMCRSGYHNLCPTVEFAGHGALDGGLQEQLVWPDHLLHPLPDDLSDDAGALLEPLGVAIHAVGVGHVREGADVLVVGAGPIGVLAIQVARHSGAGRVFAVEPLAHRRATAERSGADAVWSAGDGAQMVLDATDGRGVDVVIEVAGTDAAIATAVTAVRAGGRIALGGIPSEDASSFPAAVARRKGLTFAMVRRMNDTYPRAIELATTAIDLDQVVTERHPLTEAAKAFGSAAERHGDKVVVAVSES; encoded by the coding sequence ATGTCGCAGTCGGCCTCTGACACCGGCGGGCGCCGGATGCTCGCCGCACGCCTGCACGCCGTCGGCGACGTGCGGGTAGCGCACGAGACGGGCCCCGACGAACCCGCCCCCGGCTCGTCGCTGCTTGCCGTGACGTCGGTCGGGATCTGCGGATCGGACCTCCACTGGTTCACCGATGGGGGGATCGGCGAGAATCGGATAGAGCACCCCGTGGTGCCGGGTCACGAGTTCGCGGCGGTCGCCCTCACCGGCCCGTACGCGGGCCGGCGGGTCGCGGTCGACCCCGCCATTCCCTGTCGGCGCTGCGAGATGTGCCGCTCGGGTTACCACAACCTCTGTCCGACGGTGGAGTTCGCCGGGCACGGTGCGCTCGACGGCGGTCTGCAGGAGCAGCTGGTCTGGCCCGACCACCTGCTGCACCCGCTCCCCGACGATCTCAGCGACGATGCCGGGGCCCTGCTCGAGCCGCTCGGAGTCGCCATTCACGCCGTGGGTGTCGGTCACGTGCGGGAGGGTGCCGACGTACTGGTGGTAGGGGCGGGACCGATCGGCGTGCTCGCGATTCAGGTGGCCCGGCACTCCGGGGCAGGCCGGGTGTTCGCCGTCGAACCGCTCGCGCACCGTCGCGCCACAGCGGAGCGCAGCGGCGCCGACGCAGTGTGGAGCGCCGGTGACGGCGCCCAGATGGTGCTCGACGCCACGGACGGCCGGGGCGTCGACGTCGTCATCGAAGTGGCGGGCACCGACGCAGCGATCGCCACGGCGGTCACCGCCGTTCGGGCGGGCGGCCGGATTGCGCTGGGCGGCATCCCGTCGGAGGACGCGTCGTCGTTCCCCGCTGCGGTGGCGCGCCGCAAGGGGCTGACGTTCGCGATGGTGCGCCGGATGAACGACACCTATCCGCGCGCGATCGAACTGGCGACCACGGCGATCGACCTGGATCAGGTGGTCACCGAACGCCACCCACTGACCGAGGCGGCCAAGGCCTTCGGCTCCGCTGCCGAGCGTCACGGCGACAAGGTCGTGGTGGCCGTATCGGAGAGCTGA
- the araA gene encoding L-arabinose isomerase, with the protein MIASRLVTSQVWFLTGSQSMYGQDILEQVADQSRRIADRLDGSAEIPVEVRWIPVVTDSDQIARVLGEANASAECIGVVAWMHTFSPAKMWIRGLKALRKPLLHLHTQFGVELPWASIDMDFMNLNQAAHGDREFGYIQSRLSHPRKTVAGHVDDPRTRERIGSWTRAALGHAELSTMKVARFGDNMRGVAVTEGDKVEAEAHFGVSVDAYGVNDLVDVVERVRPVDVDKLVREYMGTYEVAAELLPGGIRHASLRYAAQIEVGLRKFLQDGGFHAFTTNFEDLGGLRQLPGLAVQRLMADGYGFGGEGDWKTALMLRTIKAMGEGLPGGTSFMEDYTYDLTPGRERILGAHMLEVCPSIAGATPTVEVHPLSIGGREDPVRLRFTAAAADAVVIGICDMGSRFRLVANEVRIIEPPAELPNLPVACAVWEPLPSWSTSAEAWLMAGAPHHTVMTTAVRTEAIEDLAAMTNTELLLIDADTTVRGFAHELKWNDVYHHVAVGL; encoded by the coding sequence ATGATCGCGTCTCGGCTCGTGACCAGTCAGGTGTGGTTCCTTACGGGTAGCCAGTCGATGTACGGGCAGGACATCCTCGAGCAGGTGGCCGATCAGTCACGCCGGATCGCCGACCGTCTCGACGGCAGCGCCGAGATCCCGGTCGAGGTGCGCTGGATTCCGGTGGTCACCGACTCCGACCAGATCGCCCGGGTCCTGGGCGAAGCCAACGCGTCCGCCGAGTGCATCGGGGTCGTCGCGTGGATGCACACGTTCTCCCCGGCGAAGATGTGGATCCGCGGGCTGAAGGCGTTGCGCAAACCGCTGCTGCACCTGCACACGCAGTTCGGCGTCGAGTTGCCCTGGGCCAGCATCGACATGGACTTCATGAACCTCAACCAGGCCGCGCACGGCGACCGGGAGTTCGGCTACATCCAGTCGCGGCTGTCACACCCCCGCAAGACGGTCGCCGGACACGTCGACGACCCGCGCACGCGCGAGCGCATCGGGTCGTGGACGCGGGCCGCACTCGGGCACGCCGAGCTGTCGACGATGAAGGTCGCGCGCTTCGGCGACAACATGCGAGGCGTCGCCGTGACCGAGGGCGACAAGGTGGAGGCCGAGGCGCACTTCGGCGTGTCCGTCGACGCCTACGGTGTCAACGACCTGGTCGACGTCGTCGAACGCGTCCGACCCGTCGACGTCGACAAGCTGGTGCGGGAGTACATGGGCACCTACGAGGTGGCCGCCGAGCTGCTGCCGGGCGGGATTCGGCACGCCTCGCTGCGGTACGCCGCGCAGATCGAAGTCGGCCTGCGGAAGTTCCTGCAGGACGGCGGCTTCCACGCCTTCACCACCAACTTCGAGGACCTGGGCGGGCTGCGTCAGCTGCCGGGTTTGGCGGTGCAGCGGTTGATGGCCGACGGCTACGGATTCGGCGGCGAGGGCGATTGGAAGACCGCCTTGATGCTGCGCACGATCAAGGCGATGGGCGAGGGTCTGCCCGGTGGGACGTCGTTCATGGAGGACTACACCTACGACCTGACGCCGGGGCGCGAACGCATCCTCGGAGCGCACATGCTGGAGGTGTGCCCGAGCATCGCGGGTGCCACGCCCACCGTGGAGGTGCACCCGCTGTCCATCGGCGGCCGGGAGGACCCGGTGCGACTGCGCTTCACCGCGGCCGCCGCCGATGCGGTCGTCATCGGGATCTGCGACATGGGGTCGCGATTCCGGCTGGTGGCCAACGAGGTTCGGATCATCGAGCCGCCCGCCGAACTGCCGAACCTGCCGGTGGCGTGCGCAGTGTGGGAACCCCTGCCGTCCTGGTCCACGTCGGCCGAAGCATGGCTGATGGCGGGTGCGCCGCATCACACGGTGATGACGACCGCGGTGCGAACCGAGGCGATCGAGGACCTCGCGGCGATGACGAACACCGAGCTGCTCCTCATCGACGCCGACACCACCGTGCGCGGCTTCGCACACGAGTTGAAGTGGAACGACGTGTATCACCATGTCGCAGTCGGCCTCTGA
- a CDS encoding L-ribulose-5-phosphate 4-epimerase, with protein sequence MTITSDIDHVVSELRRQVCDLHAHLTHYELVIWTAGNVSARVPGRDLMVIKPSGADYDTLTAEDMVVCDLYGNLVDGALAPSSDTAAHAYVYRHMPEVGGVVHTHSTYATAWAARGEPIPCVLTMIADEFGGDVPVGPFALIGDDSIGRGIVDTLRGSRSPAVLMRNHGPFTIGRTARDAVKAAVMVEDVARTVHISRQLGDATPIGAADVSALFERYQNVYGQAGRHADPVQEDQR encoded by the coding sequence ATGACCATCACCTCCGACATCGATCACGTCGTATCCGAACTCCGCCGCCAGGTCTGCGACCTGCACGCGCATTTGACGCACTACGAGTTGGTGATCTGGACCGCGGGCAACGTCTCGGCCCGCGTGCCCGGCCGCGACCTGATGGTGATCAAACCGTCGGGTGCGGACTATGACACGTTGACCGCCGAGGACATGGTGGTCTGCGACCTCTACGGGAACCTCGTCGACGGTGCCCTCGCCCCGTCGTCGGATACGGCGGCGCACGCGTACGTCTACCGGCACATGCCCGAGGTGGGTGGCGTCGTGCACACCCACTCCACCTACGCGACCGCGTGGGCAGCGCGCGGCGAGCCGATACCGTGTGTGCTCACCATGATCGCCGACGAGTTCGGCGGTGACGTCCCGGTGGGGCCGTTCGCGCTCATCGGCGACGACTCGATCGGCCGCGGCATCGTGGACACGTTGCGCGGCAGCCGATCTCCGGCGGTGCTCATGCGCAACCACGGGCCGTTCACCATCGGGCGCACTGCCCGGGATGCGGTCAAGGCCGCCGTGATGGTGGAGGACGTCGCGCGCACCGTGCACATCAGCCGGCAACTCGGGGACGCAACCCCGATCGGGGCCGCGGACGTGTCGGCGCTGTTCGAGCGGTACCAGAACGTGTACGGCCAGGCCGGCCGGCATGCCGATCCCGTGCAGGAGGACCAGCGATGA
- the araB gene encoding ribulokinase: MSDEKYTIGVDFGTLSGRALVVRVSDGHELASAEHAYPHGVISESLPGSATRLPSQWALQMPSDYVEVLQIAVPEAVARAGIDPADVIGIGTDFTACTMVPVLGDGTPLCDVDAYRDRPHAYAKLWRHHSPQPQADRINAVAAQRGESWLPRYGGLISSEWEFAKALEIFDEDPQLYEAMDSFVEGADWIVWQLCGAYVRNACTAGYKGIRQGGQYPSREFLAEVRPGFADFVVDKLEHPIGQLGDRAGSLTAQAAGWTGLREGISVAVGNVDAHVTVAAADALQPGHLVAIMGTSTCHVMNSDVLRNVPGMCGVVDGGICEGSWGYEAGQSGVGDIFGWFVDNCVPEDYQVEARRRGLTVHEHLTDLAGRQRVGQHGLVALDWHSGNRSVLVDHELSGVMIGQTLETTCVDMYRALLEATAFGTRMIVETFVDSGVPVTELVVAGGLLKNGLLMQIYADAVGLPLSIVPSAQAPALGAAIHAAAAAGAHPDVRTAAAAMGRRIPAAYTPIPGNVAAYDRLYREYVAAYEWFGRGNDMMRRLRRIDTREAVGVSS; the protein is encoded by the coding sequence TTGAGTGACGAGAAGTACACCATTGGCGTGGATTTCGGGACGCTGTCCGGGCGCGCGCTGGTCGTCCGGGTCAGTGACGGCCACGAACTGGCGAGCGCCGAGCACGCGTACCCGCACGGGGTGATCTCCGAATCGCTGCCGGGCAGTGCCACGCGACTTCCATCGCAATGGGCCCTGCAGATGCCCAGCGACTACGTCGAGGTGCTCCAGATCGCGGTGCCGGAGGCGGTGGCAAGGGCCGGCATAGATCCGGCCGACGTGATCGGGATCGGAACCGACTTCACCGCCTGCACGATGGTGCCGGTGCTCGGCGACGGGACGCCGCTGTGTGACGTCGACGCGTACCGCGACCGGCCGCACGCCTACGCCAAGCTGTGGCGTCACCACTCGCCGCAGCCGCAGGCCGACCGCATCAATGCCGTTGCTGCGCAACGTGGCGAGTCATGGCTGCCGCGCTACGGTGGCCTGATCTCCAGCGAGTGGGAGTTCGCCAAGGCGCTGGAAATCTTCGACGAGGACCCGCAGCTGTACGAGGCGATGGACTCGTTTGTCGAGGGTGCCGACTGGATCGTGTGGCAGCTGTGCGGTGCGTACGTCCGCAATGCCTGCACTGCCGGCTACAAGGGCATCCGTCAGGGTGGCCAGTACCCGTCGCGGGAGTTCCTCGCCGAGGTGCGTCCCGGCTTCGCCGACTTCGTCGTCGACAAGCTGGAGCATCCGATCGGCCAGCTCGGCGACCGCGCGGGCTCGCTGACGGCGCAGGCCGCGGGATGGACCGGCCTGCGCGAGGGGATCTCCGTCGCCGTAGGCAACGTCGACGCGCACGTCACCGTGGCCGCGGCCGATGCGCTGCAGCCAGGGCACCTGGTCGCAATCATGGGTACGTCGACGTGTCATGTCATGAATTCGGATGTGCTGCGCAATGTTCCGGGCATGTGCGGCGTGGTCGACGGCGGGATCTGCGAGGGCAGCTGGGGCTATGAGGCCGGACAGTCGGGCGTCGGCGACATCTTCGGCTGGTTCGTCGACAACTGCGTTCCCGAGGACTACCAGGTCGAGGCGCGCCGCCGCGGGCTGACCGTCCACGAACACCTCACCGATCTCGCGGGCCGCCAACGCGTGGGGCAGCACGGGTTGGTGGCGCTGGACTGGCACAGCGGGAACCGTTCGGTGCTCGTCGACCACGAACTGTCCGGGGTCATGATCGGCCAGACGCTCGAGACGACCTGCGTCGACATGTACCGGGCACTGCTCGAGGCGACCGCGTTCGGTACCCGGATGATCGTCGAGACGTTCGTCGACAGCGGCGTGCCCGTCACCGAGCTGGTGGTCGCCGGGGGCCTGTTGAAGAACGGCCTGCTGATGCAGATCTACGCCGACGCCGTCGGCTTGCCGCTGTCGATCGTGCCGTCGGCGCAGGCGCCGGCACTGGGTGCGGCGATCCACGCGGCCGCCGCCGCAGGTGCCCATCCCGACGTCCGCACGGCCGCCGCAGCCATGGGTAGACGAATCCCCGCCGCCTACACGCCGATTCCGGGCAACGTGGCCGCCTATGACCGGCTCTATCGCGAGTACGTCGCCGCCTATGAGTGGTTCGGCCGTGGCAACGACATGATGCGGCGGTTACGCCGGATCGACACGCGGGAAGCGGTGGGTGTCTCGTCATGA
- a CDS encoding LacI family DNA-binding transcriptional regulator, giving the protein MNSPAMPPTTPKPVMADVARLAGVSHQTVSRVINGSSSIRPETKARVEQAIEELGYRPNTAARALVTRRSGIIGIVGTNSAQYGPSSIQRFVQEAAHAAGYFSSLVPLSEITLAELRSALDHLARQSVEAIVMIAAQEEALAVVHSADAGLPLIVVEGDLSGRGLSVGVDQIDGARQATRHLIDLGHRAIVHVSGPMTWTEAKGRRTGYEAALREAGLTVPDEHWEGDWTPARGYEIGRELARRGDTTGVFVANDQMAIGVLHAFAEAGVRVPEDVSVVGFDDIPEAGYLNPALTTIRQDFQAVGQRAIDLVTTTLNGLPASVPLLAPELIIRKSTQRTRRPLE; this is encoded by the coding sequence ATGAACAGCCCCGCAATGCCCCCGACGACGCCCAAGCCGGTCATGGCCGACGTCGCCCGCCTCGCAGGCGTCAGCCATCAGACCGTCTCGCGCGTGATCAACGGCTCGTCGAGCATCCGCCCGGAGACCAAGGCGCGCGTCGAGCAGGCCATCGAAGAACTTGGGTACCGGCCCAACACCGCGGCGCGGGCATTGGTGACAAGACGCTCGGGAATCATCGGCATCGTCGGGACCAACAGCGCCCAGTACGGCCCCTCGAGCATCCAGCGTTTCGTCCAGGAAGCCGCCCACGCGGCAGGGTACTTCTCCAGCCTGGTGCCGCTCTCGGAGATCACGCTCGCCGAACTCCGCAGTGCCCTGGATCATCTCGCCCGGCAGTCCGTCGAGGCGATCGTCATGATCGCCGCTCAGGAGGAGGCGCTGGCCGTCGTGCACTCCGCCGACGCCGGCCTGCCGCTGATCGTGGTCGAGGGCGATCTGTCGGGACGCGGGCTCAGCGTCGGCGTCGACCAGATCGACGGAGCACGCCAAGCCACCCGGCATCTGATCGACCTCGGGCATCGCGCGATCGTCCACGTCTCGGGTCCGATGACCTGGACCGAGGCGAAGGGTCGCCGGACCGGATACGAGGCGGCGCTGCGCGAGGCCGGGCTGACGGTGCCCGACGAGCACTGGGAGGGCGACTGGACGCCCGCACGCGGGTACGAGATCGGCCGCGAGTTGGCACGACGGGGTGACACGACGGGTGTCTTCGTCGCTAACGACCAGATGGCGATCGGCGTGCTGCACGCGTTCGCCGAGGCGGGCGTACGGGTGCCGGAGGACGTCAGCGTCGTCGGCTTCGACGACATTCCCGAAGCCGGCTACCTCAACCCCGCGCTGACCACGATCAGGCAAGACTTCCAGGCCGTCGGCCAACGGGCGATCGACCTCGTGACGACGACGTTGAACGGGTTGCCGGCCTCCGTGCCGCTCCTCGCACCCGAACTCATCATCCGCAAGAGCACGCAACGCACTAGGAGACCCCTTGAGTGA
- a CDS encoding ABC transporter permease subunit, with amino-acid sequence MSAPATARPRLVVGHVVRRARERYLSPLVSLALFIAMFGALIARYDFASPTQVFLNLLVDNAYLVVLAVGMTFVILTGGIDLSVGSVVALSTVIVATTLRAGWPMPLAVGAVLIVGPLLGLMMGLVIEYFDVQPFIVTLAGMFVARGLCYVISVDTLPIEDPLLREFGLNYVYLYEDKFIRWTVVIAVAVVVVAAYVLHESRFGRTVYAIGGNRQSAQLMGLGAARARVSVYAISGLCAALAGLLLAVQKLSGYSLNGIGLELDAIAAAVIGGVLLSGGVGFVLGSVIGVLVLGTIQTFVTAENLDSYWTRIMTGVLLLVFVLVQRLVMRKPG; translated from the coding sequence GTGAGCGCACCAGCGACAGCCCGGCCCCGGCTCGTCGTCGGGCACGTCGTCAGACGGGCCCGGGAGCGCTACCTCTCGCCGCTGGTGTCGCTGGCCCTGTTCATCGCGATGTTCGGTGCTCTGATCGCCCGTTACGACTTCGCCAGCCCCACCCAGGTGTTCTTGAATCTGCTGGTGGACAACGCGTATCTCGTCGTCCTCGCCGTCGGCATGACGTTCGTGATCCTCACCGGCGGCATCGACTTGAGCGTCGGATCGGTGGTGGCACTGTCCACGGTGATCGTCGCCACCACGCTTCGGGCCGGCTGGCCGATGCCGTTGGCCGTGGGCGCGGTGCTGATCGTCGGGCCGCTGCTCGGGCTGATGATGGGGCTCGTCATCGAGTACTTCGACGTCCAACCGTTCATCGTCACGCTCGCCGGCATGTTCGTGGCCCGTGGGCTCTGCTACGTGATCAGTGTCGACACGCTGCCGATCGAGGACCCACTGTTGCGCGAGTTCGGGCTGAACTACGTGTACCTGTACGAGGACAAGTTCATTCGATGGACAGTCGTCATCGCCGTCGCGGTGGTGGTGGTCGCGGCATACGTGCTGCACGAGTCCCGATTCGGCCGGACGGTGTATGCCATCGGAGGCAATCGCCAGTCGGCGCAACTGATGGGGCTCGGCGCCGCCAGGGCACGGGTGTCGGTGTATGCGATCAGCGGCCTATGCGCAGCGCTGGCCGGTCTGCTGCTCGCCGTCCAGAAGCTGTCCGGGTACAGCCTCAACGGCATCGGACTGGAACTCGACGCGATCGCCGCGGCGGTCATCGGCGGCGTACTACTCTCCGGCGGCGTCGGATTCGTCCTGGGTTCGGTCATCGGCGTGCTCGTGCTCGGCACCATCCAGACATTCGTCACGGCCGAGAACCTCGACTCGTACTGGACCCGAATCATGACCGGCGTGCTGTTGCTGGTATTCGTCCTGGTTCAACGCCTAGTGATGAGGAAACCCGGATGA
- a CDS encoding ABC transporter permease, producing MRQKVTASPLLWPVVALIALLAVNVVVTPSFLAIRVQDGHLFGSVIDILRNGAPTMLVALGMTLVIASRGIDLSVGAVVAVSGALACAHIASATDPASAGTVITAAAVALGVAVALGLWNGALVSVFGVQPIIATLVLMTAGRGIALLITDGQIVTVTSAPFKVLGAGYAFGLPVAILVSLSVFVLVGLLTRRTALGMLLESVGINPEASRLAGVRHRSIVFAVYVFCALCAGIAGLMIASNISAADANNAGLWIEMDAILAVVIGGTSLLGGRFSLTGTIIGALIIQTLTTTVYTAGITPETTLVFKALVVIAVCLLQAPKFRAALSRRRSSRSDAPANEETAAPETISAAESVTPMTGMVTK from the coding sequence GTGAGGCAGAAGGTGACTGCCTCGCCGCTGCTGTGGCCCGTGGTGGCGCTGATCGCGTTGCTGGCCGTCAACGTCGTCGTGACACCCAGCTTCCTGGCCATCCGCGTTCAGGACGGTCACCTGTTCGGCAGCGTCATCGACATCCTGCGCAACGGTGCGCCCACCATGCTGGTCGCCCTCGGCATGACCCTCGTGATCGCGTCGCGCGGCATCGACCTGTCGGTGGGCGCGGTCGTCGCCGTCAGTGGAGCGCTGGCGTGCGCCCACATCGCCTCTGCGACCGATCCGGCCAGTGCGGGCACCGTCATCACGGCCGCGGCCGTTGCCCTCGGCGTCGCCGTCGCGCTCGGCCTGTGGAATGGCGCGCTGGTATCGGTGTTCGGCGTCCAGCCGATCATCGCCACGCTGGTTCTGATGACGGCAGGCCGGGGCATCGCGCTCTTGATCACCGACGGGCAGATCGTGACGGTGACCAGTGCGCCGTTCAAGGTGCTCGGGGCGGGCTACGCGTTCGGCCTTCCGGTCGCGATCCTGGTCAGCCTCTCGGTGTTCGTCCTCGTCGGTCTGCTCACGCGACGTACCGCGCTGGGCATGCTGCTGGAGTCGGTCGGCATCAACCCCGAGGCGAGTCGGCTCGCCGGGGTGCGGCACCGCTCGATCGTGTTCGCCGTCTACGTGTTCTGCGCGCTCTGCGCCGGCATCGCCGGCCTCATGATCGCGTCGAACATCTCCGCTGCCGACGCCAACAACGCGGGGCTGTGGATCGAGATGGACGCCATCCTCGCCGTCGTCATCGGCGGCACGTCGCTGCTCGGCGGACGCTTCAGCCTGACCGGGACGATCATCGGCGCCCTCATCATCCAGACCCTCACCACCACCGTCTACACCGCCGGGATCACCCCGGAGACGACGCTGGTGTTCAAGGCGCTCGTCGTCATCGCGGTGTGTCTGCTGCAGGCGCCGAAGTTCCGGGCAGCGCTCTCCCGGCGGCGGTCATCCCGCAGTGACGCCCCGGCGAACGAGGAAACCGCTGCACCAGAGACCATCTCGGCGGCCGAATCGGTGACGCCGATGACCGGGATGGTGACGAAGTGA